ATAATTCCATATAATATGATTCACATTCATATGTATTTACTTTATTTCCGCCAATCATATTGTTACATTTCAGCATTCATTTCGCCGTAACAGTTGTCGGTATACCCTTATTTGTTATCTGTAtctgtatttattttttttccatatcAACCGTATTATACCTACTTTTATAccctttgacaaaaaaaatttaaaactgaaaataagCTTTCCTATTCTGGCCCAATTAATAATTATTGCTTTGACCACGATATATGAACTCAGATGAGGCCTTAGCTGGTTAGTGTAAGCCCATTAAAATTAGTAACTAGCCCATTACAAACTTTATGATGAAGCCCATctaaaatttttggtttttgcgtaaaaactattttttatccagtaccttttagttttagtttttgtaaaaaccATTTCACTTGCCAATCAAGTTTTTTAAGaaatagattccctaaaatttagggaaactaatttttcaaaatttcaaccaatttgtgaagaaaagccaaaaaccaacttttgtgagttttcaatataaaaacgaattttgtataaaacactatattttaattaattaataataaaataagtaacattttcataaagataaaattcccatacaattttttatcatttaaacatcaatgtataataatttatttgtgtttcatatatgtaaataaatatagataattTTAGTATTAGTCGTAACCAATTAGTtattaatttctataaattaaattattgaataattttaataattattatacacACTTAACaacaactaaaaattataaaacttaaaatattttattaataaaatatattacattaatTTGAAAATAGCCATTCAAgttctaaaaaacaaaaaaaaaaaaattatgtaataaaattgtaaatagttcaatatatttcttatttattgctattttttattatttttaaataatatattgcttattttatataaaaaaaaactaaggatacagcaaaaccaaaatctaaaaactaaaaactaaagcTGAAagtcaaaaaccaaaatctaaaagttaaaaaccaaaaaccaaaatttaaaaccaaaatctaaaaactaaaaccaaaaactaatgaAAACAATCATCAAGTATCTCTCGGATGTTCTGCGTTGCTTTAGAATCATTCTCGTGTTGTATACTAGTATCttgaagttgacaaaaaaaactggTATCTTGAAATATTGCAAATTTTAGAACTTAGATCAAAAACAAATGATTGTTCATGGGATTCATacatcattatattttttttcccaaattgaAATTTTCATTAACGGGCTCGCAGCTCAATACCCAATACAAGAGGCCAAGTAAACGGGCCCAAAAAACACAAATCACAAACCGGCCCAAGGCCCACCAACAAACTCGATGAACCCGAAGATGCTCCGCCGCCGCGCGGACAAACGCTGCGGCTCCGACGTCGCCCCCTTCGAAACATCACCGGTAAACCACCCAACGATTAACCCGAGAGAACCGGAAACCACTCCATCCACACATCACCACCGCAAACGCCTTCCTCTCCGGTGAAAACTAAACTCGGAGAGAGTCAATCGAGAGTTCGAGATCTCATCCGACACCGTTCAAACCCAACACCGAGATAGAAGCTTCACGCAGATCAGCACCGTTAACCGAGATCGAGCTTCGATCACCTTATAACGGGATCTCCACCCACCCAAACAAACCAGAACcgtaaaaactaaaagaaagaaGAGTACAAACCCTAAAACGAGACCTAGGGACCAAAGTCGGCGAGGCAAAGCAGCGAAACACTTTCATCCTCCGGGAGCTAGACCGACGACGACAGAGCTAAGGTAGCCTCTACCTCGCGGGGACATGAACCGGCGTCGACGGAGCTGAAGAAGCCTCCGCCTCCCGGAGACAAACCCAAGTAACCGAACGAGAAACCTCACCGCGCCATCCTCACAACGACCGCGCCCTTGCGCCAGAGGCAGAACCGCCATGGACGGCCTTGTTCCAGAGTTCAAGCAAGGCGGCCAGAATAGGAGACGAAACCGAGGCGGAGGTCGTTATCTTTACGGGTGGCTGGAGGGCTCCGGTGACGGCACGCGCGCTGACGCGCCGCCAGTCACCGGACCCGATGACAGATCTACTTTCTCTTTCTTaaacacactctctctcttcaAATATATTCATACATCATTATATAAAGAATACTATTTTGTAAAGGTCTAATGATAAATTAGTTTTATGGGAGTCAtgtatcataaaaaaaaatacagatctGTAAATCCATCTAGAGGAGGACACATTTCTTGAAAATTACCTACCTCATGTTCTAGGACATTCTTAACTTAGAATATTCGTTTCCGGGGCTTCAGAATGTTTACTTGAGCCCAAAGAAAAGCCCATTGAAACTCACCACGTCATCACTTACTTTTCTCTATTTAAAACCTCATATTTGTCTCAGTGTCAGATCACCCTAGCATTTCTCGCCACATCACCTCTTCGTCTTCGCCAATCTCCATACGAGCTTCCTCTGTTTCTCCGCTGGTAAGCTTCTCTCTCGCGTCTCAGATCTGTTGCTTTATCTTACGATTCCTCACCATCGAGTAGATCTGAATCCAGCTATGGGTAGCTCCGGCGACGTTAACTGGAAACTCGAGGACCACCCCAAGCTCCCAAAAGGAAAAACCATCGGACTGATCGTTCTCGACGGATGGGGCGAATCCGAGCCCGATCAATACAACTGCATCCACAAAGCTCCAACTCCCGCCATGGATTCCCTCAAAAACGTACGTTCTCTCGCATATTCCTCTCGACGAAATCGCTAGATTCGTGTTTTTGTGTGGATTTTAAACGATGTTAACAGATTATTCGGTTTAGTATGCTGAACCGACCGGTTTAATATTCTGTTATCTGGTTTGATAGTTTGTTACACACACTCCTAAGAGGTGTGATTAATGTAAACGACAAACTTAATGAGAAATTAAGAGATTAGTCGTTTTTTTTCTCACACAGGGACGTCCTGATACGTGGAGGCTGATCAAAGCTCACGGCACGGCCGTTGGTCTTCCCAGCGAAGACGATATGGGAAACAGCGAGGTTGGCCATAATGCTCTCGGAGCAGGGAGAATCTACGCTCAAGGTGCTAAGCTTGTTGATCTCGCGCTTGAGTCCGGGAAGATTTATGAAGATGAAGGATTTAAATACATTTCTGAGTCTTTTGAGAAGGGCACTGTGCATCTTATTGGGCTTTTAAGTGACGGTGGAGTTCACTCTCGGTTAGATCAAGTGCAGGTAGCTTTTTTTAATTCCTTTAAATCTTAAATAGgaataaatagaaaaagaatgattagtaacaaaataaaaggaatgaaaaagagtatttattacttttgttacatatcaattttgataaggaaTGTTTTTGTTCTTTCATTCCCTAAAATTTAATGAATCATACGCTGCAAATGTTCTTGTGTAATTTATAAGAAATGAGTAGGAATTGATTATTCCCCTTAATTCCTCACTAGTTACAGCCTTAATGTGTTAAAAGTGTTGGCGTTTGttaattttctatatttgtttCTGCAGTTGCTGTTGAAGGGTTTCGCAGAACGTGGCGCTAAGAGAATCCGTGTTCATATTCTTACGGATGGTCGTGATGTTTTGGACGGCTCTAGTGTCGGCTTTGTGGAGACTCTTGAAAGTGAGCTCGCTGAGCTACGTTCCAAGGGTGTTGATGCTCAGGTTGCTTCTGGTGGAGGTCGTATGTATGTCACAATGGACCGTTATGAGGTGAGAATAGAGTCCATGAACTCTAGGAAAGGATTAGACTTGAACTTTCAATTCGTGAATCCTGATTATGCTTTGCTTTTGTTGCAGAATGATTGGACTGTTGTGAAACGTGGGTGGGACGCTCAAGTCCTTGGAGAAGCTCCCCACAAATTCAAAAACGCTCTTGAAGCGGTTAAGAAGCTGAGGGCTGAACCTAAAGCCAATGACCAGTACTTGCCTCCGTTTGTCATTGTTGACGACAGTGGGAAGGCTGTTGGTCCGATCGTTGATGGTGACGCGGTTGTTACGTTCAACTTCCGTGCTGATCGAATGGTCATGCTTGCCAAGGCCCTCGAGAATGAAGATTTTGACAAGTTTGATCGCGTACGTTTCCCGAAGATTCGTTACGCAGGAATGCTCCAATATGATGGAGAGCTAAAGCTTCCTAGCCATTACCTTGTTTCTCCACCGTTGATTGACAGAACTTCTGGTGAATATCTTGCACATAATGGAGTCCGTACTTTTGCTTGCAGGTTAACCTTCAGAATCTCTCAAATCTTTGCTGTTTCTCATTTATAAGTTTTATACTCTTTAGGACGTTAGTCTTTATGATCTGTCatggtttatttttttgcttcaaTTGATATTAGAAATGAAATCCTGAAACAAGTAAAATGCCTTCTCTACTTGCTAGTTAGAGGTCTAGTTTATGCTTGGGGTTACTTGCTATTTGAAACTGGTGAAATGTCCTAGCTGTCGTTTTCTTGATGAGGCTTGAAGGTATGAGTTAACTGACCCATTTATATTGATGAAACAGTGAAACTGTTAAGTTCGGCCATGTTACCTTCTTCTGGAATGGAAACCGCTCTGGATATTTCAACGAAAAGCTAGAGAAGTACGTTGAGATTCCGAGTGACAGCGGAATATCATTCAATGAACAGCCAAAGATGAAAGCGCTGGAAATTGCTGAGAAAGCTAGGGACGCTATCCTTAGTGGCAACTTTGACCAGGTGAGTGTATGATCTTTATCGTTTGTATCAACCCCTTTTGAAAATTCGGTTTCTAACTATGGTGTGAATGAACTTCTTGCAGGTGCGTGTTAACCTGCCGAATGGAGACATGGTGGGTCATACCGGCGATCTTGACGCTACTGTTGTTGCATGCGAGGCTGCTGATGTTGCTGTTAGGGTAAGATTTCATTTTACGCCTTTGACATGTGAATGTGAGTAACTAGTCTTGGTTGCAATATGACTCACAAGTGCTGCTGCTCGGTGTGCAGATGATTCTTGATGCCATTGAGAAGGTGGGAGGGATATATGTTGTGACAGCAGATCACGGAAATGCTGAGGACATGGTTAAAAGGGACAAAGCTGGCAAGCCGGCTCTTGACAAGGAAGGAAAGCTTCAGATTCTCACCTCTCACACCCTGAAACCAGTAAGTTCTAGCATTACTAAAAAACTAAGCGTTGTGCATCATAAAGATTAGACCAAGTATGAGTGAGAGGTTTTACTACCAGAAGTGAAATTCCGGCATGATGTGCGTTGCAGGTGCCAATTGCCATAGGAGGTCCTGGTTTGTCAGCAGGAGTTAGGTTCAGACAGGACTTGGACACACCAGGGCTTGCGAATGTAGCTGCAACGGTGATGAACCTCCATGGATTTGTGGCTCCTGGCGATTATGAGCCGAGTCTGATTGAAGTAGTCGACAAGTAATGATGGTGTGGTGATCGTTGTTCCCTCTGAAAGTCCCACTTGAGCTTCTCTAAATCATGATTCTGTTTAcgtttctttactttttttttttcctcgtgCTCTTCCTTTGATAAGGCCCTCTTGATTTTTGAGGTGGCGATAGTTTAGACTCGCCACCATCAGCTGTCTGTTGTGGGTCAAGTTAAACACTGCATTTGGATGTTTTTGTTTGGCACAAACTGACTTTTGATTTTGAaggtttaataataattaaacgaATTACATAAAATTACTTGGAGTATAGAGGCACCGTTTTCATATATTAAAGAAGACTAAAATAGAGATATCTCATACAATTAAAATACCTAGAATGAAAAGTATAATTTCGATGTATAAAGTAATTGCTCTTGATTTTGTACGTTAACATAATTTTGATTAGTTGATTTATTATACGCTTAAAAATGAATTTCACAAACTCAAATCAgagaaaaatattcaaatccATGAAATGTTGTTACATTATGAATTCGTGAACGATAacctcaaaatatatatatacacatgacTTAGTATTGAATGTTCACCCGTATGTAAAAAAATCAATGAGATGAAAGAACCAAAGTGTTTTTCTACTTACTTTCTTCACTCAACTCTCCTAAAACCTACACAGCACTACTAGCATTGCATCGAGTATTAATATCACTCAGTAAGGAGGAAGCAAATGCATCATACCGATGCCAAAAATCTGTTAATCCTCTGTGACAAGTCCAGCGTGTTCCATCCCAGGAGGCGATAAAGGAGGAACCGCTGATTCAGCTCCAAGAAGGTGCCGCCTTGCAGAGATACCCTGAGACTCCTTGTCCTTTGAAGTAAGGGACTCAGATCTTGATGAGTTGCTTTTGTGCATTGATGCTAAGAAATTTTTCTttgaaagatttgttgaagaaGCTGATGACACAACTGCGCTGAAAACACCAGACTCTTTCAATGCCTGTATAACAACCTGCATTATACGACCAAACGCTATGTAAGCCTTATACACTTGACATTGCAAGAACTCGATGTAATAAGTTGATGAGTATTGCTTACCATTGGTGAATAAATGCGAGTCAGGATACCCTTCCTAAGTAGTTTCGTCTTCACCTCTTTGTCTCCCCAAACAACGTGTTCACGGTACCTAAACATGATATATATAATGAGTAATTAAAATAGGACAGTTAACTTTTTCAACTTGGCCAAGGCTCTTACCAACTTAACATCTCTTCTTCAGTTGCTGTCGACGCGATTATAAATGCCTACAAATGTTCATCATCCAGACAGCGTCATTACAATAGTAAGTAGACTTGAACACACAGATAGTTTAAGAAATGTCTTTAAAGGAATTCAAGAAAGAGATATCAAGAAAAAAGATGCTTACAGATCTATCAAAATCCAACATAAAGCATCTTTTCACGTCTTCTTTTGTAGGCTTGCAGCCACATCGATCACGTCTAGATGTTAAGTCAGAAAACTTCGCATATGTGTAGTGTAAGACAGCAGCTTCCTCCAATTTGATCTCACTGCCAAGAATTAAAAGGTTACTATTTACAGAAAAAAACATGATTTGgcttcataaataaataataaaattgatgactcatgttcctcaaccaatagaaaatttaCTTATGCTTGAATATTATGATCAACATACTTGGGAGTCTTCATGTAGTTATGCCATCTGTGTGCTCCATTTGGTCGGAGGTGGTCTTGAACCCGAGCAACTGATTTGCCGTTACCATAAGTCAAGAAGTAGTTTGGATTGTTTCTTGTTGCTTCTTTGTACATTCCAAAATACGTATCTTTTGGGAGATGGTCATAGTTCTTCTTAAACATTGACACCTGCTTGCAACAAAACATATCTCAGAAGTCATACTAACATAACGAAAATAGAAATGTTGACACCAAACAGCTCTTCAGTCTAGTTATACCTCTGTAAAAGGATCCTTGATATCATCACGTTCCACGCTGCTTtcctaaacaaaaacaaaacccaaaATTAAAGTATTCATATCCAGGCACTCTTAACACTCACCAAACTAGCAGAAAGTTGACTCACATAATTTGGGAATATAACCATATCAACATTTGGAGGAACATCAAGAAGCAAGCGTCTCAGTGAGTGCTCACGAGCGCCTGCTGGGTATATTAGCTCATCTGTGTCAAGGTGAAGTATCCAATCCATGCCCGCCTCCTGACATTTTTAGCAAGATTAAGACCAGATAAAAGAGTGAAACATATAAACATGAAACATGAACCAAAAATGCTTTTACCCTTGCCATGACAAtagccatttccatgttgagagaTTGCTTGACAAACAACTCATAATTGCAGGGCTTGTAAAAGAAAGAAGACAGCCACGTCTCATTCCAAATCCGGCTGATGAagcaaaccaaaagaaaaagagcaTGACGTCAGTAGTAGAAGACACAACATTATATGAATGCACATAGTTGACTTAACCTCTTTGCCTGCTTCTCCTCTAGATCTTTTGTCCTGTATATCACCTTAACCCCCTGCAAGAGGCATTGGCCTACATTTATTGACAATAAACATACAATTAAAACTAGGAGATTAGTTAAACTCACAGGAATAGACTCGAGGACTTTAGAAATGGTGGGCGTAGCAGCTTTCCCttctacaaaaagaaaaaacgtgGAGACGCCAAGAACCTTGTGGTAGAACATCCACGGTAGAATCTGATCCAATCCAGCTGATGTGCTAGTCGTGATACATATCTGTAAAATACCCAAATCATAGAGTTACGAACTTTACAAAACCCAAATACAGATCTGATCAAAAGGCAACAATCTCTAGGCAAAGAAACACTTGAAAGCAGAGgactttacatttttttttttttttttttttttttgaaagaattttaaatttattcaaataaaaaaaaacctttgtaCAGAGTGTTTTACTGCCTCATTTTTACAAGTAGAAAATTCCTAAGAACATACTACTATCCTTTATCCTCTTCCAAACCAAGCCTTCATAGTCTTCTCATGTTTTCCTCCAGCTCTTCTTCTAATTGATGAGATTCTGTTTCTGATTAGCTTATCAATCCTAGCTATCAGACAGGACGCAGGCAGTGAAGGTTCCCCTGCTCTTCTAACATTCCTCTCATGCCAGATTGCATAGGCCACAGCTTGAAAGCAATATCTCAGTAGCATAGTCACTATCCTCCCCTGTATACCATTTGCTACCACTTGAAAAACATCCAACCATTTATAACATCTCCTTCTTCCCATCATTTCTTTAATCGTCCCCTGCCATATTTCTTTTGAATATGAACATTCAAAGAATAAATGATCTCTgctctcctccatcattttacACAGCAAACAAGTAGAATCTGCCTGTGGATTCCATCTTTGAACCCTGTCTCCTGTCGCCAATCTGTTAAGAGTGGCCAACCAAATAATAAAAGAGAACTTTGGAGTAGCTTCCGAAAACCAAACTCCCTTTGACCATGAAACTTTAGGAGACTGTACCCGAATAAGATTCCATGTTTGCGAAGTGAGGAAACCTTCTCTAAACTCTCCATTCTCCCTCTTCCAAAGACAAATATCATCATTGCTATTAAGACCTCTATTTTTTAGAGCCAGAACTTCCTTCTCTATCAACCTCAGAGTATTTACTCTATGTCTTCTAGCTCTATACATCTGAATAGCTCCTTCTACTGTAGTATTAAGAGGAATACCCAGATCCATACTACCTCTTTCCCCTGTTAACTCTATTAGATTTCCCAAGGGCGACCAGTTATCATACCAGAATGAAGTACTAGATCCGCTATTTACCTTCATTTTCGTTAACTGCATTGCCAAAGGCCTAAGATGTAATAGCTTCTTCCACATCCAAGACCCTAGACTGCTTTTCACCTTCACACTCCAGAATGACCCTTTTCGAATAAGATACTTCCAAATCCATTTAACCCACAAAGAAGATCGCGCTGATAGAATCCTCCAAATCAGTTTAAAGCAAGCTACTCTGTTTGTAAATCAGAGGACTTTACATTTACCTTAGGCTTTAGATTGGAATCAACACCGAAGTTCCAATCACCGTAGTAAGGAAACGAAGGGGAAGAGCTTCGAGCTAGATTCGAGCAGTCCGATGATGAAGATTGGTGAGCTTTCGGGGAGACTGATGAGACAGTCTCCATTCCGGGGAACACCTCGTGGTTGAGATCGGAGTTTCCTCCGCCGGGGACTGAGGTTGAGGAGATGACGGAAGCGGAGGCGGGATCGGCGAGGCCGCCGCCTCGCCATTGGAGGATGAAGGCGAGGCAGGCGAGGGAGACTGGGAGTAGAGTCAGTAGAAGAAGAAGCCTGGTGATGAAAGAGTTAGTaggagaggaagatgaagaagaagagattagTGGAGCTCTGTGGTTGAGCATCGATTTCATGGCGAATTTCAAAGACAAAGAAGGAAGCTTTTGTCTGATTCTGAGATCTAATCTTATAAAATTTGAACTCTCCTCTGTTTCTTGTGTTCTTCTTCGTAGGTTCTGTTTCGTACGGTGTCCACGTCAGACAGATTAACAGTTTATTGAGAAACATCCAATCAAAACATTTCGTCCCTTCTACGTTTTTGTTAACAAGTGAGATCCATTACCATAAACTGGGACCAACTGATTAGCCCAATCCATTGTAACTGATTTTtcaggaatttttttttatagattatatCTGTTTTGTTTAGGCGTTCTGAGCCGTTGGATTTGGTTCGGTTGATtcgaattttcaaaattttggtattatgTTCATAAGTTCGATTCATGTTTTACTAATTAGGATCGTGTTCGATTCTTTCCGGGTCTGGTTCGAATTAAATTATAACCTATGTCTGAAaacgctcaaaaatattttttgaaaaactaatttacaaaacctaaaatatataaattattcacAAATCTAAATAAACACTagttaaactaaataaaaatactcaaaataacaaataagacaaattacaaaaatctttaaaatattataaaaaatctaaattaccttaacatatataaaaatattaatatatttaattaatttcagaTATTTTCAAATCCTACTtcaaattttggttcggttcggattgtACCCAAGTTCCAAAATATCAAGCTGTTAAGTTCCGTTCAGATATTTTGTATAACGGTTTGGCTccgatttttgatttttgtattttcggTTCGGAATAAGTAGGGATTTTGGTTTGAGGTAAAAACGTTCAGACTTAGTTTTCTtcatctaaaaatatattaaatcatcgATAAAACAGGACACATCTACGAAAGTTGAAAGATagaaaatttgaataaaaatcgTTGAAGATTAATTaagaaagtaaataaaaatcttaGAAACTCATTTTTGGtagtataagaaaaaaatctgacTAAGGAATTGTTATTTGGTAACAAATCTGACTCCAACGGTGGTCAACTAATTATATcttgaaattttgatttattaacaTTAATTGAAAAGTGAATAAGAACAAAATCATTCTCTgtagaacaagaaaaaaaaaactgaaaaataataGGTTAACTATTAGCAATAATAATAATGACGTGAGTCATGTGACCTGACCACCCTTTAATTAGCAAAAATTGCATCGTTTATCAATTTTACTTACCACCtaagttttttcttttgcttaaaTTTGGTTTGTTGTTGTTTCCTCTACTTACCACCTAAGTTACTtacatatatttcaaaaaatcacTCTTGTTATTTGGTTTTCTCCCTTCTTCCATCACAGATTGCAAGTTCTCCTCCACTCTCTCTCGTCTTGTCTAGACCACATTTCTGATTCTTTCCCCCGGGTTCTCTTACCGCGAACTGTGGTCAAACATGGCGGCACCTAACGCCCCCATCACGATGAAGGAGGTCCTGACGgttagttcttcttcttcttcttctcatggatttgactttgagtttggaCGTTAAGTGATGTTCTCATAGCTGGCTCTTGTTTCTTTGATCCCAGTTTAACACTATAGTTTGTGTAATgcggtgttcaaaaaaaaagtttgtttaatGCATGCATGTTACTGATATGCTCGGATCGGATCTCATTACTAAGTATATGAACTATGTGTCTATATATATGACATAACGcttggttttgttttatttattccaGCTTCCTAGCGTTGGGATAAATCAGCAATTCATCACGTTTACAAATGTTACAATGGAGTCTGACAAGTATATATGCGTGCGAGAGACGTCACCACAAAACAGTGTTGTGATTATTGATATGAATATGCCCATGCAGCCTCTTAGAAGGCCTATCACTGCAGATTCTGCTCTTATGAACCCAAACTCAAGAATCCTTGCATTAAAAGGTAAAGCTTCTAAAAAGGTCTATTCCAAAGTATGTGATTTTTCCATTGTGTTCTGCTGTGTCCAAGTTTGGGATCTGAGATTTTGGGGGCttgaaacatttttaaaaaaaatttagtaagaaaattattttttccctAATTTAAGGGTATATTCCTATCTAAAAAACCTTCAAAAATTTTGAGGGTCAAACCAATGTTTCATTGGACTGGTGCCTAGATCCGGCCCTGGCTGTGTCACAAGCCTTGTGTAGTTAGACTAGAAATGTTGTTTGCAGTAGATGTTTGACTGTATTGGCTATTACtgttctttttttgttgttcaTTGTTTTCTTCATTTTGTATATAGCTCAAGTTCCAGGAACTACTCAGGATTATCTACAGATGTTTAACATTGAAGCAAAAGCAAAGCTGAAATCACATCAGATGCCTGACCAGGTGAGTGTTGATGCAAATACAAAGCTGAAATCACATTTAGTTTTGGGATATTAACCATCCATTGTTTTTATAGGTTGAGTTTTGGAAGTGGATTACACCCAAGATGTTGGGGCTGGTCACACAAAACTCAGTGTATCACTGGTCCATTGAAGGTTGTATAT
This region of Brassica napus cultivar Da-Ae chromosome C5, Da-Ae, whole genome shotgun sequence genomic DNA includes:
- the LOC106401004 gene encoding probable 2,3-bisphosphoglycerate-independent phosphoglycerate mutase 2, with translation MGSSGDVNWKLEDHPKLPKGKTIGLIVLDGWGESEPDQYNCIHKAPTPAMDSLKNGRPDTWRLIKAHGTAVGLPSEDDMGNSEVGHNALGAGRIYAQGAKLVDLALESGKIYEDEGFKYISESFEKGTVHLIGLLSDGGVHSRLDQVQLLLKGFAERGAKRIRVHILTDGRDVLDGSSVGFVETLESELAELRSKGVDAQVASGGGRMYVTMDRYENDWTVVKRGWDAQVLGEAPHKFKNALEAVKKLRAEPKANDQYLPPFVIVDDSGKAVGPIVDGDAVVTFNFRADRMVMLAKALENEDFDKFDRVRFPKIRYAGMLQYDGELKLPSHYLVSPPLIDRTSGEYLAHNGVRTFACSETVKFGHVTFFWNGNRSGYFNEKLEKYVEIPSDSGISFNEQPKMKALEIAEKARDAILSGNFDQVRVNLPNGDMVGHTGDLDATVVACEAADVAVRMILDAIEKVGGIYVVTADHGNAEDMVKRDKAGKPALDKEGKLQILTSHTLKPVPIAIGGPGLSAGVRFRQDLDTPGLANVAATVMNLHGFVAPGDYEPSLIEVVDK
- the LOC106397559 gene encoding glycosyltransferase-like KOBITO 1 → MKSMLNHRAPLISSSSSSSPTNSFITRLLLLLTLLPVSLACLAFILQWRGGGLADPASASVISSTSVPGGGNSDLNHEVFPGMETVSSVSPKAHQSSSSDCSNLARSSSPSFPYYGDWNFGVDSNLKPKICITTSTSAGLDQILPWMFYHKVLGVSTFFLFVEGKAATPTISKVLESIPGVKVIYRTKDLEEKQAKSRIWNETWLSSFFYKPCNYELFVKQSLNMEMAIVMAREAGMDWILHLDTDELIYPAGAREHSLRRLLLDVPPNVDMVIFPNYESSVERDDIKDPFTEVSMFKKNYDHLPKDTYFGMYKEATRNNPNYFLTYGNGKSVARVQDHLRPNGAHRWHNYMKTPNEIKLEEAAVLHYTYAKFSDLTSRRDRCGCKPTKEDVKRCFMLDFDRSAFIIASTATEEEMLSWYREHVVWGDKEVKTKLLRKGILTRIYSPMVVIQALKESGVFSAVVSSASSTNLSKKNFLASMHKSNSSRSESLTSKDKESQGISARRHLLGAESAVPPLSPPGMEHAGLVTED